One genomic window of Salvia miltiorrhiza cultivar Shanhuang (shh) chromosome 4, IMPLAD_Smil_shh, whole genome shotgun sequence includes the following:
- the LOC131021752 gene encoding uncharacterized protein LOC131021752, with amino-acid sequence MEFFSMDSDCGKMNRMTSSWHNVVVLVGLLLALNLAAFLTELSQETVRRSVSECLVTLGVKFLNFCIAKSTQFRYAGPMQAQPSFMPLVFWYTLAQSVSSLYS; translated from the exons ATGGAGTTTTTCTCAATGGATTCTGATTGTGGGAAGATGAACAGAATGACAAGTTCTTGGCACAATGTTGTCGTTCTTGTAGGATTGCTTCTAGCACTCAATTTGGCAGCATTTTTGACAGAATTATCACAAG AAACTGTGAGGAGAAGCGTGAGCGAGTGCCTCGTCACACTGGGAGTCAAGTTCCTCAACTTCTGCATTGCCAAATCTACGCAGTTCAGATATGCCGGCCCTATGCAAGCTCAGCCATCGTTCATGCCACTCGTGTTCTGGTACACGCTGGCGCAGTCTGTCTCTTCTCTGTATTCTTGA
- the LOC131021751 gene encoding double-stranded RNA-binding protein 1-like, whose product MEAGQIDVDGSVGIMTGTTCNPPTPPAQEEIDSTRASSAKMKVKGTNQESQEKDKPPSVANCYVFKSQLQEYCQKTGLTTPVYETIKEGPSHEPYFRSTVVLNNVRYDSLPGFFNRKAAEQSAAEVALIELAKSNNMNCGISQPVHETGLCKNLLQEYAQKMNYAIPLYECRKEEKEGKMPMYSCIVEIGSIKYIGASAGTKKEAERKAARTALLAIQTAVPISEDHTDNSIYTVIPQKKKASDLAISSQETKASLKSKKGRFKKQYRKRRRPAKRDDSAGGTPHLEVDADSQAGAGLIATDAVSSEPNAAVGVGVDTVGHRGLQVDAADTVDSQGKTNGGLDIHEDNQRQEPLVALVVSSHGDSGTNTCSTHDEHPENAGVPIMDAN is encoded by the exons ATGGAAGCTGGTCAGATTGATGTTGATGGTAGCGTTGGAATTATGACTGGGACAACTTGCAACCCTCCAACCCCTCCAGCTCAGGAGGAAATTGACTCCACCCGAGCATCGTCTGCAAAGATGAAGGTGAAGGGCACCAATCAGGAATCACAAGAGAAAGATAAACCTCCAA GTGTCGCAAACTGTTATGTCTTTAAGAGTCAACTGCAAGAATATTGTCAGAAAACAGGATTAACTACTCCAGTTTATGAAACTATCAAGGAAGGCCCTTCTCACGAGCCTTATTTTAGATCAACTGTTGTCTTGAACAATGTCAGATATGATTCTCTGCCTGGCTTTTTCAATCGGAAGGCAGCAGAGCAGTCGGCTGCTGAAGTTGCTCTCATAGAGCTCGCCAAATCCAACAATATGAATTGTGGGATCTCCCAACCTGTG cATGAGACGGGCTTGTGCAAGAACTTGCTGCAGGAATATGCTCAAAAGATGAACTATGCTATTCCTCTGTACGAATGCCGTAAGGAAGAGAAAGAAGGCAAAATGCCCATGTATTCCTGCATTGTTGAAATTGGGAGTATCAAGTATATTGGAGCTTCAGCAGGCACAAAGAAAGAAGCTGAAAGAAAAGCTGCTAGGACGGCCTTGCTAGCCATTCAGACTGCTGTGCCCATATCCGAAGATCACACAGACAACTCCATTTACACCGTTATTCCACAGAAGAAGAAGGCATCCGATCTTGCCATCAGCAGTCAGGAGACTAAAGCATCCCTGAAGTCAAAGAAAGGTCGGTTCAAGAAGCAGTATCGAAAGAGGAGGCGGCCTGCAAAGAGAGACGACTCTGCTGGAGGTACACCTCATTTGGAGGTCGATGCAGATAGCCAGGCTGGAGCCGGGTTGATTGCCACAGACGCTGTGAGCTCCGAGCCTAATGCGGCTGTTGGTGTTGGGGTTGATACAGTTGGACACAGAGGATTGCAAGTGGATGCAGCTGATACTGTGGACTCCCAAGGCAAGACAAATGGTGGTTTGGATATCCATGAGGACAACCAAAGACAAGAGCCGCTTGTAGCCCTTGTAGTCAGCTCCCACGGAGATTCTGGAACGAATACTTGCAGTACACACGACGAACATCCGGAAAATGCTGGAGTTCCAATAATGGATGCTAATTGA
- the LOC131021754 gene encoding DNA polymerase II subunit B4-like: MSEEKKDDEATENVVAEAELPKTIVRRVVKDKLSQLSTGSEIPVLRDSLIAFSESARIFIHYLSATANDICKESNRQIINAEDVFKALEEIEFPEFIGPLRDSLEEFRQRNAGKKQSKAKQTNTKAKRKEPPPPEPNEGQNKRQASEAVASAPLED, encoded by the exons ATGTCGgaagagaagaaagatgatGAGGCGACGGAGAATGTGGTTGCGGAAGCGGAGCTGCCGAAGACTATCGTGCGCCGGGTGGTAAAGGACAAGCTTTCCCAGCTCTCCACCGGCTCCGAGATTCCCGTGCTCCGCGACTCGCTCATTGCCTTCTCTGAGAGCGCTCGCATCTTCATCCACTACCTGTCCGCTAC GGCAAATGACATATGTAAGGAGTCGAACAGACAAATAATTAATGCAGAAGATGTATTCAAGGCCCTGGAAGAGATAGAATTTCCAGAGTTTATTGGGCCTCTGAGAGATTCACTCGAAG AGTTTAGACAAAGGAATGCCGGGAAGAAGCAGTCTAAGGCAAAACAAACAAACACGAAAGCAAAACGGAAAGAGCCACCCCCACCTGAGCCCAATGAAGGTCAAAACAAACGACAGGCGAGTGAGGCGGTCGCCTCAGCTCCCTTGGAGGATTGA